The window GAGGCCGCCTAAAGGCCCACGAGGAGGAGCTTGGCCAGGTGGAGGCCCTCTTGAAGGCTTTGCCCCCCTTACCCGACATCCCCTTGGAGGAGGCCAAGGCCCGCCTTAGGGAACTCCGGGAGGCCCTGGACCGGGCGCAGGAGAGGCTCGGCGAACTCAACGAGCGGGTTGCCGTGTTGCGAAGCCAGGCAGAGGCGCTTCGGGAGGGGCTCAAGCGGCGCCGGGAGTTGGAAGGCCGCTTGGCGGAGGTGGTGCGGGAGGTGGACCTGTGGGACAAGCTGGCCCGCGACCTTCAGGAGAACAACTTCCCCGCCTACCTCCTGGGCCTACGGCAAAGGAACCTGGTGGAGCGGGCGGACGCCCTCCTCTCCACCCTCTCCGGGGGCCGCTACCGCCTCTTGGGCAAGGGGGATGAGTACGAGGTGTATGACCTCTGGACCGAGGCCCGCCGCCCGGTGAAGACCCTTTCCGGGGGGGAGAGTTTCCTGGCGAGCCTCTCCTTGGCCTTGGCCCTTTCCGAGGAGCTTTCCCGGGGCCGCCTGGGGGCGCTCTTTTTGGACGAGGGTTTTGGCACCCTGGACCCGGAGGCCCTCGAGGTGGTGGCCGGGGTATTGGAGGGCCTCCCCACCAAGGGGAGGCTGGTGGGGATTGTGACCCACGTGGAGGCCTTGGCGGAGCGGCTTCCCGCAAGGCTACGCGTGCGCAAGCACCCTTCCGGTAGCCGGGTGGAGTGGGCCTGAGGGAGCTGCCTTGTCGGGTTTCCCGGAAGGGGTTTACGGTTTCCTTTTGCTTCAAACTTTGATAGCTACTTCCCTAATCTGCCTAAATACGACAGAACAGGAATGTTTGATACTTCACCAAAGCGAAGGGTTGATGCCAGGCCCCTTCTTGTCCTGTGTTTGGACTTGGTCAACGTTTTCGGTCTTGTGCTATACTTGGGGTGTCGGCCCTGGCCGACGGGGTTCTTGAAAGCCAGTTTTCCCCTTGAGGAAGGCGAATATGCGCTTTTTCCTTTTCAACGACCCTTCCGCAAGTGGCTTGCAAACGGGCTAAACCCCCAAAAACCGCCCTTATACGGCGTGTGCATATTCCAAGCTTCATCTTTCTCACAAACCCCCCTCCAGGAGTGCCGTCCAGGACGTAGCAGAAAAGGGGGTGCCGTTGCACGAGATGCTTCCCCGTCAGGGGATTGCGATCTAAAGGGGCTTGCAGGAGGGTGGTGATGGCGTTGCCAAGTGTTGCACGAGATGCTTCCCCGTCAGGGGATTGCGATCGTTAGGGTGGAGTGGGCGGCATCATGAGGCTTATTCGCGAAGTTGCACGAGATGCTTCCCCGTCAGGGGATTGCGATCTAACCCATCCGCGGCTAAACCTACGCCTAAAGAACAAGTTGCACGAGATGCTTCCCCGTCAGGGGATTGCGACTCCTGGACGTCTTGCTCGGTGTGGGCTCCCTGATATCCCACGTTGCACGAGATGCTTCCCCGTCAGGGGATTGCGACCCCCGGGACACCCCTAAAGCCTTCGCCGCTTCATCGATGGGTTGCACGAGATGCTTCCCCGTCAGGGGATTGATACGGTCTTGTTTGTCAAGCCACCTGGTCCAGCTGACCGGCGTAGTAGGTCCTGAGCCGCCCCATCATCCGGCGTAAAAGCTAGGAGGCCGCGTCTAGGAGGGCCTGTTTTGCGCTCCGGGCGGGGAAGCGGCGAGCATCCCCACCCCCTCGTCGCGGTGGCCCCCCGTGGAGGGGGCCAAAGCTCTCCTTGCGCGAGGGAGCCCTTTGGGCTACCTTTTCTTGACCCGGTCCAAGCCCTCTTTTAGACTGGGGGCGGAGGTGGAAATGAAACGGCTTCTAGCCCTCCTTTGGCTTTTGGGTTTGGCCCTAGCTCAGGGGCTTGCCCTTTGGCAGGCGGTGGAGGTGCCGGGCGGGGTTTGCGCCGACGGGTCTCCCTACCGCTTTTACGTGAGCCCAGGGGACCCCAAGAAGGTGGTCTTGGACTTCCAGGGGGGTGGGGCCTGTTGGGACGCCGCCACCTGCGGCCCGGAAAGCCGCACCTACCGCAAGCGGGTGGACACGCAGGAGCTCGCCCTCGCCCAGGGCATATATAACCGCATCAGCGTGGTCAACCCTTTCCACGGCTGGACCCACGTCTTCATCCCCTACTGCACCGGGGACCTCCACGTGGGCCGGGCCACGGTGGACTACGGGGGCTTCAGGGTTCACCACCAGGGGGCGCGGAACGTCCAGGCGGTGCTGGAGTACGTCTTCAAGAACCACACCAACCCGGAGCGGGTCTTCGTCACCGGGTGTAGCGCCGGGGCCTACGGGGCGGTCTTCTGGGCGGACAAGGTGCTGTCCACCTACAGGAACGCCCAGGTGGCGGTCTGCGGGGACGCCGGGGTGGGGGTGCGCACGGAGGGCTTCCCGGGCTTCGCCCGCTGGAACCCGCGCCTGCCCGACCTGCCGGGCCTCTCCCCGAACCCCGAGGTTTCGGAGATCTACTTGGCCTTGGCCCGGGCCTACCCAAAGGCGGCCGTCGCCCAGTACACCACCGTCCTGGATGGCACCCAGATCTTCTTCTACGGCCTCATGAAGGGGGAGGCCACCCCTTCCGAGGCCACCGCCCGGGAGTGGGCGCAAAAGGCCCTGGAGGCGGTGCTCCGCCCGGCCCAGGCGGAAAACTACACCTTCTACCTGGCCCCCGGGGGCCAGCACTGCATCCTGCCCCGGCCCGAGCTGTACACGGTGAAGGTGGGCGAGGTAAGCTTCTTGGACTGGCTCAGGGGCCTGGCGGAGGGGAAGGTGCCCCCTCGAGTGCGCCCCTGAGGCCGAAGCCGGCGAACCAACCCTTCAGCCCGGGGTAAAGCGCCAAAAGCAGGCGGTGGCCCTTCCTGCGGTCCAGGGGGGTCTCCGCCAAAAAGGCCCTTAGGAGGCGGTCCCCGTCTTCCCGAAGGAGCTCTTCCGCCTTGAGGGTGAACTGGGCCTGGAACCAAAGCGCCCCCGCAAGCCCCCCACGCCGCCGTTCGTAGGCGGAAAGGCTTTTTCTCTTGGGCGTGAGACGGGCGAGGTAGCGGCTCCAGGTGAGGAGGAGGTCCGCCAAGGAGGGGCTGGCCTCCCTTAGGGCTAAGAGGAAGAGGTAGTTGGCGAAGAACTCGTCCAGCCACCTGGCCCCCGTGCGGAGCCGCCAGGCCACCTGGACGGCGTGGGCGTACTCGTGCCCCAGGTTGAGGTCTAGGAAGGCGGGGATTTCCCCGGGAGGGGGCCCCAAGGGCAGAAGGGCCTCCCGCAGGCGGTGGAGGAGCCTTTCCGGGTAGGTGAGGGGGGCGTAAAGGGCCAGGCCCTCGAGCCCGGCGTGCTGGAAGGGGAGGCCGTAGGGGTAGGGAAGCCGGGCCCGCCAGTCCTTTTCCGAGAGGATGTAAAGGGCCACGGGGGGAAGGGGGGCGTAGCGGGCGTAGACCTCCCTAAGGGCCAGGAGGTAGTCCCTGAGGGCCCGCGCCCGCAAAGCCCCCCCTTCCGAGAAGAAGGCGGGAAGGTGGGGGTGGGGGAGGGCCCGCATCAGATCACTTCCCTAAAGCCGATGCGCTCTGCCTGGGCCTTGAGCTCCGCCTTCAGGGCCTGGTGCTCGGGGCGGGAGAGGTCGGGGTCGGCCTCGAGGATCCGCTTGGCCAAGGCCCGGGCCCGCTCGATGATCCCCGTGTCCTCCGCCAGGTCGCCCAGCCGGAGCTCGGGGTAGCCCGACTGCCGCGTGCCCCTGAGCTCCCCGGGGCCCCTTAGCTTCAGGTCCACCTCGGCGATGTAAAAGCCGTCCGTGGACTCCTCCAGGACCTTGAGCCGCTTGAGGGTTTTCTGGCTTGCCTCCCCCGCCAGGAAGATGGCGTAGCCCTCGAGGCCCCCCCGCCCCACCCGGCCCCGGAGCTGGTGGAGCTGGGCGAGGCCGAAGCGCTCGGCGTTTTCCACGATGATGAGGGTGGCCTTGGGGATGTCCACCCCCACCTCGATCACCGTGGTGGAAACGAGAAGGTCAAAGGCCCCTTGCCGGAAGGCCTCCATCACCTTTTCCTTTTCCCGGGCCGGCATTTTGCCGTGGAGGAGGGCCATGCGCACCTCGGGGAGGAGGGCCTTGAGCTCCTCGTAGAGGCTTTTCGCCGCCTTGAGGTCCAGCTCCTCGTTCTCCTCGATGGCCGGGGCCACCACGAAGACCTGGTGGCCCTTTTTCACCTCCTCCCGGGCGAAGGCGTAGGCCTGGAGACGGAGGCGGTGGGGCAGGACCTTGGTCTTCACGGGGGTACGCCCGGGGGGCATCTCGTCCAGGAGGCTCACCTCCAGGTCCCCGTAGAGGGTGAGGGCCAAGGAGCGGGGGATGGGGGTGGCGGACATCACCAGGACGTCGGGGGGGGTGTGGGCCAGCTTGAGGAGGGCCCGCCGCTGCAACACCCCGAAGCGGTGCTCCTCGTCCACCACGGCGAGGCCCAAATCCCTAAAGGCCACCCCCTCCTGGATGAGGGCGTGGGTGCCCACCGCCACCTGGGCCTCCCCCCGGCTCAGGCGCCCGATTGCCGCTTCCTTTTCCTTCGGGCTCATGGAGCCCAAAAGGAGCTCCACCCGCACCCCTAGGGGGAAGAGGTAGCGGGTGAGGTTTTGGAAGTGCTGTTGCGCCAGGATCTCCGTGGGGGCCATGAGGGCCCCTTGCGCCCCGTTTTGCGCCGCCAGGTAGAGGGCGAAGGCGGCCACCACCGTCTTCCCCGAGCCCACGTCCCCCTGCAGAAGGCGGGCCATCTGCCTCGGGTTTTGCATGTCCTGGGCGATTTCCCCCATGACCCGTTCCTGGGCCCGGGTGAGGGGGAAGGGGAGGGCCTTCTTGAAGGCTTCCACCCAGGCCTCCTCCACCCGGAAGCTCCGCCCCAGGACCATCCCCCCGGCGTCCAGGAGGGCCTTGAGTTCCAGAAGGAGGTACTCGTCAAACTTGAGCCGCAAAAGGGCCCGCTGGAGCGCCTCCTCGTCCTCGGGGAAGTGGATCTGCCGCAGGGCCTCGTTGTAGGGCAAAAGCCCCTCCGCCTCCCGGTAGGAGCCCAAGGGGTCGGGAAGGGGCAGGGCCAGTTCCAGGGCCCGTTGCACCGTGCGCCGGAGGAAGGCTTGGCTTATCCCCTCCTTGGCAGGATAGATGGGGACGATGCGCCCGGTGGAAAGGGACTCGGCCCCTTCGTCCTCGAAGTGTTCCACAAAAAGCTGCACGCCCCCCCGCCGCTGCACCCGGCCCGTGACGATGAGGGTGGCCCCCTCCTCCACTTGGGACAGGACCCAAGGCTGGTTGAACCAGACCAAGGTGAGCCGCCAGCCCCAGGCGTCTTGGGCCTTCACCTGCACCACCTGCATGCCCTTCTTGGGGGTTTTGATCAGCTCTTTGCTAAGGACCTTCACCTGCAAGGTGGCCTTCTTCCCATCCTCCAGAAAGCGCACCCCCGGCAGGGTGCGCCGGTCCTCGTAGCGGCGGGGGTAGTACTGGAGGACGTCCCGCACCGTGTGGAGGCCGAGCTCGGAAAGCTTCTTGCGGCTTTGCGGGGGGGCGAGGCGGTGGGCGGGCTCCTCCGGGGCTAGGCGGGAAGGGGGAGGGCTTGGGGGCTTTTCCTGTTCCTGGGGAAGGCCGTCTTGGAGAAGGCGGATGGCGGCTTCTAGGACCTTCTTCCGCGCCTCGGGGGTTTTGGCCCCGTAGCCCTGGAAGAGCCGCTGGACCTCGGGGAAGGGCCGGGCCAGGTTGTGCACCAGGCTTTCCAGGCCCCCCACCACCACCCGGTCCAACGCCCCGTCTTTGAGCTCCCGCAGAAGGGGCCGTAGAAGCCTCTCCCGAAGTTCCCCTTCCCTCACGCTCCCCATGATACCCTTAGGCCTGTGAGCCGCGTGGAGCGACTACCGAATGGCCTCCTCTTGGCCCTGGAGGAAAGGGACTACCCGGGGGTGGCCTTTCAGCTTTTGGTCCCCGCTGGGGCGGTGAACGAGCCCGAGGGGCTGTTGGGGGCGAGCGCCCTCCTCGAGGCCTGGCTTTGGAAAGGGGCGGGGGACCTGGACGCCAGGGGGTTGGCGGAGGCCTTGGACGCCCTTGGGGTGCGGCGGAATAGCGGGGCGGGGCTGGAGTACACCGCCTTCTCCGCCGCCTTTTTGCCCGAGGTGCTGGAGGAGGTCTTCCGCCTCTACGCCCTTCTTCTCACCCGGCCCCGCCTTCCCGAGGAGGGGTTTGAGGCGGTGCGGAGCGTGGCCTTGCAGGCCCTCCTTTCCCAGGAGGACCAGCCAGCGCGGAAGCTCCTTTCCGAGCTACGTCGCCACGTCTTCCTCTCCCCCCACGGCCGCGACCCCTTGGGGGAGGAGGAAAGCCTAAAGGGGGCGAACCCGGAGGCGGTGCGGGAGGACTTCCGGCGGCGCTACACCCCGAAGGGGGCCATCCTGGCGGTGGCGGGGGGGGTTTCCTGGGAGCGTCTCCTTGGGGCCATCGAGCCCCTCTTGGCCTGGGAAGGGGAGGAGGCCTTTTACCCTGCTCCAGAGCTTTCTGAGCCCCACCGCTTCCACCTGGAAAGGCCCACGGCCCAGGTGCAGATCGGCCTGGCCTACCCCGACGTGGGGCCGGAGGACCCCCGGTTTTACGCCGCCCGGCTCGCCCTGGAGGTCCTCTCCGGGGGCATGTCCAGCCGCCTTTTCACCGAGGTACGGGAGAAGCGGGGCCTCGTCTACGCCGTTTCCGCCTTCCCCGCCGGGGTTAAGGGCCAGGGCCTCCTTATGGCCTACGCCGGCACCACCAAGGAGAGGGCGGGGGAAACCTTGGCGGTGATGCTGAGGGAGATGGAGCGCCTGCAGGAAGGGGTGGCGGAGGAGGAGCTGGCCCGGGCCAAGGTGGGCCTAAAGACCGCCTTGGTCCTCGCCGACGAGTCCGTGAGGAGCCGGGCCGCCTCCATGGCCCGGGACCTCTTCTACCTGGGGCGGGTGCGCCCCTTGGCGGAGATAGAAGGGGCCATCGCTGGGACCAGCCTCGAGGCGGTGAACCGCTTCCTGCGGGAACACCCCTACCGGAACCCCTGGGTGGGGCTTTTGGGAGAGGTAAGCCATGTTTCGTGAGGCAGAGCTAAAAAACGGCCTGAAGGTCATCGCCGAAGTCCTGCCCGAGGCCAAGAGCGTGGCCCTGGGCTACTTCGTGAGAACAGGGGCCCGGGACGAGGCCAAGGAGGAAAGCGGGGTAAGCCACTTCCTGGAGCACATGGTCTTCAAGGGGCCCGAGGGGATGGACGCCCTTTCCGTGAACCTGGCCTTCGACCGGATGGGAGCCCAGTACAACGCCTTCACCTCCGAGGAGGCCACGGTCTACTACGGGGCGGTGTTGCCGGAGTTTGCCTTCGAACTTCTGGCCCTCTTCACCCGGCTCCTGCGCCCCGCTTTGCGCCAAGAGGACTTCGACACGGAGAAAAAGGTCATCCTGGAGGAGATCGCCCGCTACGAGGACCGCCCCGGGTTCATGGCCTACGACTGGGCCCGGGCCCGCTTCTTCCGGGGCCACCCCTTGGGGAATAGCGTCTTGGGCACCAAGGAGAGCATCACCGCCCTCACCCGGGAGCAGATGGCGGCCTACCATGCCCGGCGCTACTTGCCCAAGAACATGGTCCTCGCCGCCACGGGCAAGGTGGACTTTGAGCGGCTTTTGGCCGAGGCGGAGGCCCTCACCGCCTCCTGGCCGGAAGGGGAGGCGGGACGGGCTTACCCCCCCTTATCCCCGGCCACGGGCCTGGAAGAAAGGCCTTACGAGAAGGCCCGGGCCCTTTACCTGGTGGGGCTTTTCCCCGGGGTGGCCTACCAGGAGGAGGCCCGCTTCGCCGCCCAAGTGCTCACCCACCTTCTGGGGGAGGAGGGCTCGGGAAGGCTCCACTTCGCCCTGGTGGACCGGGGCCTGGCGGAGGTGGCCTCCTTCGGCCACGAGGAGGCGGACCGGGCGGGCTTCTTCCACGCCTACGTGCAGGCGGACCCCGGCAACAAGGAGGCGGTGCTTTCCGCCCTTCAGGAGGAGCTCGTCCGCCTGCGGCGGGAGGGGGTGCGGGAGGAAGAGGTGGAGCGGGCCAAAACCCCCTTGGCCACCGCCTTGGTCTTCGCCGGGGAGACCCCCATGGGCCGGCTTTTCCACCTGGGGATGGAGTACCTGTACACCGGCCGCTACCTCTCCTTGGCGGAGCTCAAGGACCGGATCGGCCGGGTTTCCGCCCGGGAGGTGAACGCCCTGTTGGAGCAGGGGCTTTTGGACGGAGGCTTCTACTACCTGGTCGTGCCCCATGGAGCCTAAAGCCTTAGGGGCGGCCCTCATCACCATCCTCTTCTGGGCGAGCGCCTTCGCCGGCATTCGGGCCGGCCTCCAGGGCTTGGCCCCGGGGCACCTGGTCCTGCTCCGCTTTTTGGTGGCGGGTAGCCTCCTCCTCCTTTACGCCCGCTTCCTGCGCCTGCGCCCTCCTCGGCGGGAGGACCTGCCCCGGCTGTTCGCCTTGGGTGTCTTGGGCATCACCGTGTACCACACCGCCTTGGTTTACGGGGAGCTTACGGTGAGCGCCGGGGCGGCTAGCCTCCTCATCGCCACCGGGCCGGTCTTCACCGCCTTGCTTTCCCACCTCCTCCTGGGCGAGAGGCTGGGCCCCAGGGAGGTCCTGGGCTTTGGCCTTGCCCTTGGGGGTTCCGCCCTCATCGCCTGGGGGGAGGGTGGGGGCGTGGCCTTGAGCCCGGGGGCCTTTTTGGTCCTGGTGGCGGCGCTTTCCACCTCCTTCTACTTCGTTTTGCAAAAGCCCCTCTTCGCCCGCTACCGGAGCGAGGAGATGACGGTCTACACCCTGGTCCTGGGCACGCTTCCCCTTTTGGCCTTCCTCCCTGGGCTGGGCGAGGCCCTAAAGGAGGCGCCGCGGCCTGCCCTTTGGGCCGCCTTGTACCTGGGGGTGTTCCCCGGGGCTTTGGCCTACCTCACCTGGACCTACGCCCTTTCCCGGACCCCGGCCTCGAGGCTCTCCTCCTTCCTCTACCTCTCCCCCCTGCTCGCCCTACTCATTGCCTACCTCTGGCTCGGGGAGGTGCCTTCCCCGCTTTCCCTCCTGGGCGGGGGGCTCGCCCTTTTGGGCGTCCTCTTGGTGAACCTACGGGGCGTAAAATAGCCCCCGAGGTGGCTTATGGAAGTGAAGACCATCGGCGTGGTGGGGGCGGGCCAGATGGGAAGCGGCATCGCCCAGGTGGCGGCCCAAGCGGGGTACGAGGTGGTGCTGGTGGACGTGGCGGAGGGCTATCTGGAACGGGGTTTCGCCGCCATCCGCCGCTCCTTGGGGAAATTTTTGGAAAAGGGGCGCCTGAGTCAGGAAGCCCACGACGAAGCCCTGAAGCGCATCCGCACCAGCCTGGCCCTGGAAGCCTTGAAGGAGGCCGACCTCATCGTGGAGGCCATCGTGGAGGATGAGGGGGAAAAGCGGCGGCTCTTTGAGCGGCTCGCCACCTTGGCCAAGCCCGAGGCCATCCTGGCCAGCAACACCAGCTCCATTCCCATCACCGCCTTGGCCCGCTACTCCGGGCGCCCCGAGCGCTTCATCGGCATGCACTTCTTCAACCCCGTGCCCCTCATGGGGCTCGTGGAGGTGATCCGGGGCGAGCTCACCGCCCCGGAAACCCGGGACGTGGTGGTGGCCGTGGCCCAGCGTATGGGGAAGACCCCCTTGGAGGTGCAGGACTATCCGGGCTTCGTCTCCAACCGCCTCCTCATGCCCATGATCAACGAGGCCATCGAGGCCTTGCGGGAAGGGGTGGCCAGCAAGGAGGCCATCGACGGCGTCATGCGCCTGGGGATGAACCACCCCATGGGGCCCTTGGAGCTTGCGGACTTCATCGGTCTGGACACCTGCTTGGCCATTATGGAGGTGCTTCACAAGGGCTTCGGCGACGACAAGTATCGCCCTTCCCCTCTTTTGCGCCGCATGGTGCAGGCGGGGCTTTTGGGCCGCAAGGTGGGCCGGGGCTTCTACACCTACGACGAGAAGGGCAACAAGGTAGGCTAAGGGGTCTGGAAGCTTTTCCACGCGCGGGGTAGAGTGGAGGCATGATGCCCCGCGCGTACGGTTTGCTCCTCCACCCCACGAGCCTCCCGGGTCCCTGGGGCGTGGGGGTGTTGGGGGAGGAGGCCCGGGCCTTCCTGCGCTTTCTTCGGGAAGCGGGGGCCCGCTACTGGCAGGTCCTCCCCTTGGGCCCCACGGGTTACGGCGACTCCCCCTACCAGTCCTTTAGCGCCTTCGGTGGTAACCCTTACCTGATCGACCTGAGGCCCCTGGCGGAGCGGGGGTTTCTCCGCCTCGAGGGCCCCGGTTTCCCCGAGGGCAGGGTGGACTACGGCCGCCTTTACGCCTGGAAGTGGCCCGCCCTCAGGGCTGCGTTCCAGGGCTTCCAGGAAAAGGCTAGCCCAAAGGAGAAGGAGGCCTTTGCCCGCTTCCAAGAGGAGGAGGCGTGGTGGCTTCGGGACTACGCCCTCTTCATGGCCCTCAAGGCCCACCACGGGGGGCTTCCTTGGAACGCCTGGCCCCTTCCCCTGAGAAGGCGGGAGGAAGGGGCACTTAGGGAGGCGGAGGCTTCGTTGGCGGAGGAAATCGCCTTCCACGCCTTCACCCAGTGGCTTTTCTTCCGTCAGTGGCACGCCCTAAGGGAGGAAGCCGAGGCTTTGGGCATCGCCTTCATCGGGGATATGCCCATCTTCGTGGCCGAGGATTCCGCCGAGGTCTGGGCCCACCCCGAGTGGTTCCACCTGGACGAGGAGGGGAGGCCCACCGTGGTGGCCGGGGTGCCTCCGGATTACTTCTCGGAAACGGGACAACGCTGGGGCAACCCCCTCTACCGCTGGGACGTCTTGGAAAGGGAAGGCTTTTCCTTCTGGATCGCCCGCCTAAGGAAGGCGCTGGAGCTATTCCACCTGGTGCGGATCGACCACTTCCGGGGCTTCGAGGCCTACTGGGAGATCCCCGCCTCCTGCCCCACGGCGGTGGAGGGGCGCTGGGTCAAGGCCCCGGGGGAAAGCCTCTTCGCCCGCATCCAGGAGGTCTTCGGCCGGGTGCCCATCCTAGCGGAGGACCTGGGGGTGATCACCCCGGAGGTGGAGGCCCTAAGGGACCGCTTTGGGCTTCCCGGGATGAAGGTGTTGCAGTTCGCCTTCGACGACGGGATGGAAAACCCCTTCCTCCCCCACAACTACCCCGAGCACGGGCGGGTGGTGGTCTACACCGGCACCCACGACAACGACACCACCTTGGGCTGGTACCGCACCGCCACGCCCCACGAGCGGGGCTTTTTGGCCCGCTACCTGGCGGAGTGGGGGATCACCTTTGACGAGGAAACCGAGGTGCCCTGGGCCCTCATGCGCCTGGGGATGGCCTCCCGGGCTCAGCTTGCCGTCTTTCCGGTGCAGGACGTGTTGGCCCTGGGGTCCGAGGCGCGGATGAACTACCCGGGAAGGCCCCACGGCAACTGGGCCTGGCGGCTTCGCCCCGGGGAGCTTGGGGAGGCGCACGCCAAAAGGCTTTTGGCCCTGGCGGAGGCCACGGGCCGGGTGTGAAACGGGGCCCCCGGATGGGGGCCCCAAGGCCAAAGGCGTCTAGCCCAGGGCTTTTTTCACCAGCTCCACGATCTCGTCGATGGTGTCGGCCACGGGGATGCCCGCCTCGGCGAAGGCCTTGAGCTTGGACTCCGGGGTGCCCACATTCCCCATGATGATGGCCCCGGCGTGGCCCATGCGCTTGCCCTTGGGGGCGGAGCGGCCGCCGATGAAGCCCACCACGGGCTTTTTCATGTTCTCCTTCACCCAGGCTGCTGCCTCCTCCTCGTCCGAGCCCCCGATCTCCCCGATGAGGACCACCGCCTCGGTTTCTGGGTCCTCGTTGAAGAGGGGGAGGAGGTCTTTAAAGGTGGTGCCGATAACTGGGTCGCCCCCGATGCCCACGGTGGTGGTGGTGCCAATCCCCGCTTGGGACAAGGCGGCCGCCGCCTCGTAGGTGAGGGTGCCGGAGCGGCTGATGAGCCCCACCTTGCCCCGCTTGAAGACGTGGCCGGGCATGATGCCGATCTTGGCCTCCTCGGCGCTGATGATCCCGGGGCAGTTCCCCCCGATGAGGCGGCTACCTAGGGCCTTGATCTCCGCCACCGCCTTCACCATGTCCAGGGTGGGGATGCCCTCGGTGATGAGGACGATGAGGGGGATGCCGGCGTAGGCCGCTTCCAAGGCGGCGTCCGCCGCCATGGGGGCGGGCACGAAGATGATGGAGGCGTCTATGGGGTGGTTCGCCACCGCCTCCTTCACCGTGTCGTAGACGGGTAGGCCAAGAACCTCCGTGCCCCCCTTGCCCGGGGTGACCCCGGCCACGATCTTGGTGCCGTAGTCCAGCATCTGCTTGGTGTGGAACTGCCCTTCCCGGCCGGTGATCCCCTGGACCAGGACCCGGGTTTCGCGGTTCACCAGGATCACGCCGCACCTCCCACCATGGCCACGATGGCCTTGGCCGCCTCTATGGACGTGGGGTACATGT is drawn from Thermus sp. LT1-2-5 and contains these coding sequences:
- the sucD gene encoding succinate--CoA ligase subunit alpha, whose translation is MILVNRETRVLVQGITGREGQFHTKQMLDYGTKIVAGVTPGKGGTEVLGLPVYDTVKEAVANHPIDASIIFVPAPMAADAALEAAYAGIPLIVLITEGIPTLDMVKAVAEIKALGSRLIGGNCPGIISAEEAKIGIMPGHVFKRGKVGLISRSGTLTYEAAAALSQAGIGTTTTVGIGGDPVIGTTFKDLLPLFNEDPETEAVVLIGEIGGSDEEEAAAWVKENMKKPVVGFIGGRSAPKGKRMGHAGAIIMGNVGTPESKLKAFAEAGIPVADTIDEIVELVKKALG